The following are from one region of the Haemophilus parainfluenzae genome:
- a CDS encoding 3-phenylpropionate MFS transporter encodes MQVRPFTWLTLSFFGYYCAYGVFLPLFPAWLKTQSYSEESIGLLLACGYIFRFSGSILFSGLIKRVSLLVNGLRYLAVASAVTMALIGLMSHNFWLLFIGLALYSMVNAAGMPIGDSLASTWQQQIHLDYGKVRLIGSFAFVVGVMVFGYLAGMVGEQYITWMITGILIFYSIVQLLHPNPMPQDEPQSAVENSVGFLGLLKNKTTLRLFIAIALIQGSHAAYYSYSTIFWTSHGHSVSDAGLFWGISVLVEIVVFFFSTRLFKNWSITALFYLTGIAAIVRWLAFGYADTFVEIVLLQCFHSLTYVAGHYATVRYITTQPQNHIAKLQGLYNALAGCAAIAIFTALSGVLYPISPVYAFSLMAAFAFIGLFITPRGVKAFLVHRV; translated from the coding sequence ATGCAAGTTCGTCCTTTTACCTGGCTCACCCTGAGCTTTTTTGGCTACTATTGTGCCTACGGTGTGTTTCTTCCCCTTTTCCCTGCGTGGTTAAAAACGCAATCTTATAGTGAAGAAAGCATCGGTTTATTGCTAGCCTGTGGTTATATTTTCCGTTTTAGTGGCAGTATTTTATTTTCTGGCTTGATAAAACGCGTTTCCCTTTTAGTGAATGGCTTACGTTACTTAGCTGTTGCCAGCGCTGTCACCATGGCATTAATCGGGCTCATGTCGCATAACTTCTGGTTATTATTTATTGGACTTGCCTTGTATTCCATGGTGAATGCGGCGGGCATGCCGATTGGTGATAGCCTAGCGAGTACATGGCAACAACAAATTCATTTAGATTACGGTAAAGTACGCTTGATTGGCTCCTTTGCATTTGTTGTCGGCGTGATGGTGTTTGGGTATTTAGCGGGGATGGTTGGTGAGCAATACATCACATGGATGATTACGGGAATCCTTATTTTCTATAGCATTGTGCAATTACTTCATCCCAATCCAATGCCACAAGATGAGCCACAAAGTGCGGTCGAAAATTCTGTTGGATTTTTAGGTCTACTCAAAAATAAAACGACACTTCGTTTATTTATTGCTATTGCACTGATTCAAGGATCGCACGCCGCTTATTACTCATACAGCACGATCTTCTGGACAAGCCACGGTCATTCTGTTTCCGATGCGGGCTTATTTTGGGGAATTAGCGTATTAGTAGAAATTGTCGTCTTTTTCTTCTCTACCCGATTATTCAAAAACTGGAGCATTACAGCCCTATTCTATCTCACAGGCATCGCAGCTATCGTACGTTGGCTCGCTTTCGGTTATGCAGACACCTTTGTTGAAATCGTTCTATTGCAATGTTTTCACAGCCTCACTTATGTGGCGGGACATTACGCGACCGTGCGTTATATCACGACTCAACCACAAAACCATATTGCGAAATTACAAGGTTTATACAATGCTTTAGCGGGATGTGCAGCCATTGCCATTTTCACCGCACTTTCTGGCGTGCTTTATCCAATTTCGCCAGTTTATGCTTTTAGCTTAATGGCCGCCTTTGCATTCATTGGTTTATTTATCACCCCACGTGGTGTAAAAGCCTTTTTGGTACATAGAGTGTAA
- the xerD gene encoding site-specific tyrosine recombinase XerD, whose translation MNNLTLVDLFLNEYWIEKGLSENTVQSYRLDLTALCDWLDKQNLSLETLEPLDLQQFLGSRLEQGYKATSTARMLSAMRKLFQYLYREKYRTDDPSAVLSSPKLPSRLPKYLTEQQVTDLLNTPDVEIPLELRDKAMLELLYATGLRVTELVTLTIENMNLQQGVVRVIGKGNKERIVPMGEEAAFWVRQFVLYGRPILLNGQSSDVVFPSQRAQQMTRQTFWHRIKHYAVLAGIDTDALSPHVLRHAFATHLVNHGADLRVVQMLLGHSDLSTTQIYTHVAKERLKHLHERFHPRG comes from the coding sequence ATGAATAATCTCACGCTAGTCGATTTGTTCTTGAATGAATATTGGATTGAAAAAGGATTGTCTGAAAACACCGTGCAGTCTTATCGTCTCGATTTGACTGCTCTTTGTGATTGGTTAGATAAACAAAATTTATCCCTCGAAACACTCGAACCATTAGATCTACAGCAATTTCTGGGTAGCCGTTTAGAACAAGGCTATAAAGCGACGAGCACAGCGAGAATGCTCAGTGCGATGCGGAAATTATTTCAGTATCTATATCGCGAAAAATACCGTACGGATGATCCAAGTGCCGTACTGAGCTCGCCTAAACTACCAAGCCGTTTGCCTAAGTATTTAACCGAGCAACAAGTCACAGATTTATTAAATACGCCAGATGTAGAAATTCCGCTCGAGTTACGCGATAAAGCCATGTTAGAATTGCTGTACGCCACAGGATTACGTGTCACGGAATTGGTCACGCTCACTATTGAGAATATGAACCTGCAACAAGGTGTCGTGCGGGTGATTGGTAAAGGTAATAAAGAACGTATTGTACCGATGGGGGAAGAAGCCGCTTTTTGGGTGCGACAATTCGTACTTTACGGTCGTCCTATTTTGCTTAATGGGCAAAGTTCAGATGTGGTTTTTCCAAGTCAACGAGCTCAGCAAATGACTCGCCAAACCTTTTGGCATCGTATAAAGCATTATGCGGTGTTAGCAGGAATTGATACGGATGCCCTTTCACCACATGTTCTCCGTCATGCCTTTGCGACGCATTTAGTGAACCACGGTGCGGATCTCCGTGTTGTGCAAATGCTCCTCGGACACAGCGATCTCTCCACCACACAAATCTATACTCACGTAGCTAAAGAACGTTTGAAACACCTTCATGAAAGATTTCATCCGAGAGGATAA